The nucleotide window GTCGTGGGGCGCCCAGACCTGAAGAGACTTGGTTCGGCGAAGCTGGAGGAGCTCAAAGATGTCAAGACGTACTTGGCCGATGTGTTGCGTCAACCTCGGAGGTTTATCGTGGATTGGCAAAGCGTGGCGGACCTTGTCATCGCTCGTTACAGTAAGAGACTGGCACTTATGGTGCACGAACCGTTGCAGTCGCACTATTTCATCGATGAGGTCGAGGCTGCCACATTGACCTGGTACGACGCTCCGCCATCACCCGATGACAAGTCCATGGTAGATCAAAGAGAGGTTAACAGGACTGCCGATGCTATTGAGCAATGCCGGATACACTACCTCCGGCCAGCCCTCAAAGCCAGGCAACAATGGAGTTTCGAAGATGAATTGATCTACACATCTCTCGACACGGTATTGGGCACGATCTGTCAAACATTTTTCTCGGTCCGCAATGCCTTACTCGAAGCATCCGGCTCGGATTTGGACGATTATAGGATCAGATTTGACAACGAAAACGATGGTGAAATGGAGAAGGCGATCAATAATGGTCGAGCAGTGATTCGGGCGCTGATGGGTGATCTTGGTTGGTCAACCTGGAAGAAGCCACAGCCCTGTCAACCAGACGAGGTCAACACGATTGCCATGTGGCCGTTTGGAACCAAAGAAGACCATTGGCACCCTGGATGCCGTTCAATCGAGGCAGTGCAACAGCCCGGTGATAATTATTGGTGGAACCGCAGACCTCGCAAGGTTTAATCTCGTTTCCGCTATTGGGccgtgatgatgagctctcGTCATTCTTTGTGTTAGTTACAGCGTTCCCATCGGTTGCAAAAGAGAAAGGCCGACGCTTCCACCTCCACGGGAGATGTTTGCCGGCAGGCAGTGGATTGAGCGATTAGACAACTCTGACAATAATACCCAATGCATTCATTAGCGAATCCAAGAAGGCAGTGATGTTCAGGGCTAATGCAAGAAGCCAAGATTACAAACTGGCCAAAAATGTGAAATAGATCAGATCATACGACCACGCCAGGAGTCGAACCTTTTGGAGATGTTAGTCTATTGCCTGGGTGTGGAGAAGCTCGTTTGAATGAGAACCTACCTGGAATCTCTAGAGAGTACGGGAGATCTGGAACCGAAATCTAGCGCCTTAGCCATTAGGCCACGCGGCCGATGGGAGATTCCACAAGAAAAATAGTTATGAGCCCTGCTTGGCATCATGGtggagttgttgatgtttgtgGGTTGTGCCGTTGCAGTGGGTATCATGAGTGAGGGTTGAGTTGAGACGATCCATTGACCAACGAGAGACGAGCAATTGTCAAGCATCGGGGAATAGTTCCTTTGTCTGAACAACGCCTTTTCAGCTTTCATGCCAAGATATGCATCAAGGTCGTGACGTGGGATGGAATAGACAGACCTGACATGCCTTACAAAGTCACAAGGCGACACAGATGGAGGAAGCTCTACGTATTACTCCATCAAGATCCCAGATGCTTATCAATCTTGCAGCAATGATTCGCGCGGTGGGATTCCGCCCCCTGCGAATGCGACTCTGGAATTGACGACAAAAGTCAGGTGTTTTGTCTATGCTAGGAATTTAACAGTCTCGACCCGTTGCAGCCGCAAGAGCCGTTCCGATCTATCTTCGAGAACCCGGGGTGATCCGAAGCTTATTTACAGGTGTCAGCCCACTCTTTGTCACAGCTTTCAATGTTCCAAGCTCGTGGCATCCAAACTTTAAGGTCAAGAGCTGGGCATTTCCGCATCTCCGTGAACTGCAAGACTTTTCCCTAAGCAATTGAGGCCTTTCAGCACGAAATAACTGACACATTTGGGCATTTTTACTGTCAGACAACTCAATGCAACGTATGCAAAACCATGACACAAGGGTATTTGATCGTCTCTGCTTTACCCTCCCTGCCTCTCCCAAACTTACACGCAAGACGGCGGGCATTAGCATGAAAGGAACGTCAAGCCTGGGGCTATAGTTGGGCCCTGCATTTCCATCAGTCTGGATCCGACGAAACATATTAACGAATGCAGTAACTAACATAAAAAACGGTATCCAAAAAAAGAAGCCCCGGCGCCAATCCCGGTGACGTGCGGCTCACCCCGCGGAGATGCTCTAACCAAAACCATCAGACCACTACCAAGATCGCACCGTGATCCAGGAACCCACACGGCGAACGGCGCTCTATTCGGGTCCATGAGCTATTCTTTTCGCATGGCATgatgcttggccttgagagtCATGAAGACCGTAATGTTCTTTCTCCGCGCCATGACTGGTTCTCCGGCCTGGTATATAAAGAGTCTAAGGGTTGGCCAGTTTGACGATATTATTCTCGGCATCGTCTAGTATATCAGTACCACAAGAACCTCTCAACTCTTCCTCACATCTCCTCAACACTAAACAAACAGAACACAATGGCTCTCACCGCAGCACAAGTAGCAATTGTGAAGTCAACTGCTCCCATCCTGAAGGAGCATGGCAAGACTATCACCACCACTTTCTACCGCAACATGCTCGGCGCCCATCCTGAGCTCAAGAACTACTTCTCTCTACGAAACCAGCAGACCGGAGCTCAGCAAGCTGCTCTCGCCAACTCTGTCCTCGCCTACGCCACATATATCGACGACCTTGGCAAGCTTTCCCACGCTGTTGAGCGCATTGCTCACAAGCACGtttctctcttcatcaagccaGAGCACTACCCCATCGTTGGCACACATCTCATCGGTGCCATTGGTGAGGTTCTCGGTTCTGCTTTGACGACTGAGATCAAGGACGCTTGGGTTGCTGCTTATGGCCAGCTCGCTGATATCTTTATCCAGCGCGAGGGTCAGATGTACGAGGCTGCTGGCGAATGGAACTCGTGGCGCAAGTTCAAGattgtcaagaaggaggctgagaaCGACTCtgttactagcttttatctTGAGCCTACTGATGGCAAGTCTCTGCCCAAGTTCCTCCCCGGACAATACGTCAGCGTGCAGATTCCCATCCCTGAGCTTGATGGTCTTCTTCAGAGCCGTCAGTTCAGTCTGAGCGAGGCCCCTGGCACCGGCCACTACCGCATCAGTGTCAAGCTTCAGGGTCCCACCGAGGAGCCTGCTATTGAGGATCTCGCTGCTGGCAAGATTGCTGGTCTTCTCTCCACAAGACTTCACAACCGTTACAACGTCGGTGACGAGCTTGAGCTGAGCCCTCCTGCTGGAGAGTTCTCCCTCGACCCTGCCGACACTTCTGCTGCCAAGAAGcctcttgttctcctctcGGCTGGTGTTGGCGCCACTCCTCTCGTCTCAATCCTCGACTCAGTTCTTCAGTCCCCTACCGCCTCACGACCCATCACCTGGATCCACGGTGCTCGCTACTCTGGCTCTACCTGCTTCGTTCCCCACGTTCTCGACTCTGCTAAGAAGCACGAGAACATCACCGCCACGATCTTCCTAGAGGATGTTAAGGAAGGTGACCAGTACGACTTCAAGGGCGAGATCGACCTTGCCAAGCTCCAGAAGGAAcaacttctccagctcgACAACGCTGATGCTGAGTACTACATCTGCGGACCTGAGGACTGGATGGTCAATGTCAGGGCATTCCTCGAGGAGAACGGTGTTCCCCGTGAGCGCCAGCACctcgagctcttcaagaCTGGTGATATTTAAAAAGCCATGCGCTGCATATGATGGGTTTCCTTGTATTTAATCAGTTTATTGTCTGGCATGTCGAGGGCGTTGAGGATCTGCTGTGCTTTTTTTGCAGCGGTATGTTTTGTTTGCTCAGATTGAAGAAAGAGTGCATATACTAGATATCAGATACCACCCTcaaaaacaaaaaagaaTGATTCAACCTAATTTTCGTTCGCTTCTGGCGCAATAATATCCAAAGTGAAGAACTTGAGAGTGTGTCTTGGTAAATAGCCGACGTATCAGTATCACATGTAGTACAGTGAGACGAGCCACGAGTAAAAGTAACGAGAGACAATAGTGATAACATGCGCGTATGTGTGTTTTATCTTCCCAGGCAAGGCTTGAGTTACGACTGGACGCCACCGTCCAATGTCTCGCCTGTCTGTGGACGACGTTGTATGCAGTCACTTTAAACGACGATGGGGGAGGAAAAAGTAAATATCAATCAATACCCTTGTCTGTGGGGATGAGATCGGATGATTAACCGATCGAGATTGAGTTGGGGAGGTATTACGTATTAGTTATGGGTGGAGAATGGGCATGATCTGAGGTGATATGGTGGGATATATCATGAGAAGTGATCATGGGAAGTGGTGTGGTCATATGCAGGTTGATGTTAGAGAGTAGAGGGCCATACAGAATacaacttataataaatatcaGCCAGAGGAGACGGGAGAACAATACTCACATTCAGACCAGTGCTTGGCCACAGTCGCAATATTTGactcaactcatcaacaaatCGCTatcgtcttcttcgcctcCACGCAACTGCAGCTCGCCGAACTACCCTCCAATGAAGCACACCGTCGATCCGATATATCAATCAAGCCTCTTTCTCAAATCTGCGGTGAAGGAAAAAGGTAAGACCCAAACGAGGCTTTCTGTAAGGACAGGGCTAGCAGGAAAAGACGTGCCTCATGTAGCACCACATGGTCGAGGAGCACAAGGCGTGCTGTTGTGGTACATTGCAGACAAGGGAAGAGACGCCACCGcttgttgagattgatgagagaCTTTGATGACAATGAGGAACTGAGTTGGTTCTGACTTGATTTGAATGCTTGATTCAAAGTAATGAGTTTGGCATCTTGCACTTGATGATATCTCAGATATGGAATAGAGACATACATAGCAGATTCTCATCTGCCTCATCTTGCTCATCGACGCCGATCCATTGGATTGGATACCACTGACAAGGTCTCACGACGAGGATACCGACAGCATCGGAACCGCCTCACTGGCAAAAGCTACAGGATCCTCGATGCAGCACGACACGCTCCGTAGGCGAGTCCATGCATGAGCCTCTTTTCctcccatctcctccttcacaAAGTGTGCGAGGAGCGGTTACTGTACCACCAAAAACAAAATACAGCATCACTCAATTCTTCCCTCCCCTTCCTTCTATAAACCGCCCATCTTTGTTCCCCCATATTTCTTTGCTACCGTTCGAAAGCATTTTGATGTCATGGCAGAGACGGTCCATCGGAAAGCTTGTGATCGCTGTCACGCGCAGAAACTCAGCTGCAAACGATATAACGACGAGGCGTGCGAGCGGTGCGTCAGACTCAAGACGGAATGCAAGTCTAGTCCGTCCCTACGGTATAGGAAGAACCAGCAGCAACTTGCGGAGagtcagcagcagcagcaacagttTGTTGAGAACGGGACAACTTCTTCTCTTACTGCTACTTCGAGTGGACGCCGCTCGCCGAAACGACGACGGACAGATAGTCAAGAGGATCCGAGTCTTGTCTCACCCGACGCGGGTACGTGCCCCCTACCATTCTGCTTTATCGCCCTCTTATTTCTTCTGTCTTGGATGCAACCGACTCACAGCCgagtcaaggagaagcaacGGTGTCAATAATACCCAATAACAATAACAATACCAATACCCATACCCATACACACACGGACACAgacagcagcctcagcctgaCGTCTAAGAGTCATATCCTCCCCGTCTCCGTCCCTATCCCTGTCTCACCCGATCCCGTAGTCGACAGCACCGACTTTGCCTTCACCTTCGACCAGCAGCTTGCCTTCTTCACAAATCCTCAGTATTTATCTCACCCCGAGTTCCCCGGAACTCGTCCTGTGTTCTGGGAACCTGCACCTCTCTACCAGCATCAGCAacagcaccaacagcagcagccaccTGAACACCACTCTTATCACCAGCCGCCGGGTGAAGTTGCACCAGAGCGTGACGCCCTTCACCAGCAGCACGTCGTGCCCCTGAGTTGTGCACCTGAGCACAGCAGCACCTCTGACAAGCGCGCGTCACGCACGCAGtcaaagcagcagcagaggagTAATAGGCCTAGGCCCAGACAGATCACGCTCCGCCACGACGCTGACTTGTCGCCGCTGCAGCAGCACGAGGTGCCCCCGATTCACTGGATGGCGCAGCTGTCTGACATAAACGCCAGGCTGCTGGACCTGGCGTCCGCTTTGCCTACTCCCCAGGATGGACCGCTGATGGGTCGTCCTGTTGATGAGAGGTTTAGAAGTCAGGGGTTTCCTATTGAGGATATGTTCAAGCTCACGCGATGTGTTGCTGATATTCTTGAGAAACCATCTTCCAACAATGATGGGAGTAAGATGCATCACTCTACCATTGATGGAAGTGATCCCGGCAATGCCATGTTCATCTTGTCAACATACGTGCGTCTGCTCGACATGTATCAACGAGTCTTCAGCCTCGTACACACGGAGCTAGCAACACAGACAGACACAGGTACGACCTTCAGCTTCTGGAAACTACCCGCCGTGACGGTAGGATCCTTCGCTGTAGAGTCGTCTCCATTTCTGCAGATGTCTCTCACGATCCAGCTAGCAGAGGAGTTCTTGTCTCGTCTGAGGGGTTCGACGGCGCGGTGGTCAGGGGCTGGGAACGCAGCGTCCATGTTCGCGGGAGTTGTAGATGTGTCTTTTCAGGCGTTTCGGGATCGCGAGGAAGCTTTGGCGAAGCATCTGGTTGAGTTACGGAGTGAGATAGAGCCTTTGATAGATTCATAGGGGGCAGTGACCTGAGGAGAGGGCACGAGTTGGATAGGGAACTGGGCTGGGAATGGATGCAGTATCGGTATAGGGGCTTCAACTGTTCTGtttcaagatggaggaggccTCAAGAAGCAATTCACTAATACATACCATCGTTTTTCACTGAGACAAGCTCACATCACCAAGTGTCGAGAGTCTGTGAGGAGGCTGACGAGCATACCAAGTCTCAACTCTACGATTTCAGGGGCAACTGCACAGAAACTTCACAAGCACATTCACGAAACACCAGACTTCCATCGTCTCTCATCAAAATCCCCTATTCTAACCCAACAATTCCGATTTTCTCAGACTGGCAATCTTTTCGTCGTCGAACTTGAAGCCCAATTCATGCCCAACTGACCCAGAGATCTGGAACAGCGTAAATCATATGCCGCTCATCTTCGGATTTCCCAGACAGGAATTTGATCCTCAGGGCCCTGAAATCCCTAGCTACTAGTCTTTATTCCCGCGCGGCATGGGCTCCGAAGTCGTTCATTGGCGATCCGCATCgcgaggagaaaagagacaacaagagggagggagggactGACTGACTCTCATCAAAGCCTCGCATATGACCGAACCTCGCAATTGCAACCCTCCCCACGTCTCGTCTAACTAGAGCAACTGTAACTGCAACTATCGCAAGGCCTGGCAGGGCACAACAGGGCAGGGCCAGGGCAGCTGGCTACCGTACCCAGTGGAAAGACACGAGGACGACGAGTCTGCCGGCGTCAAAGGCGCCCGCTAGGGGAAGCCAACGATGCAGCCGACACAAGGCCACAGAGGTCCTCAGCGGGATGTGATTGGGACCGAAGCTCTAGAAGGCTCGTCGGAGACCAGTGTTTGGGTGAGGGATGTGCCGACACTAGACCACCTAACGCCCAGTAGCACCGCCAGCTTTGCCCGTTTGAGTGTCCCCTGCAAACTCTAACAGCACACGCCCTGCCCTGTCTATTTTGAGTTTACGACTCGACTCTCTGACTCTGCCTCTCAACCCGTGTCTTGGGTGACGCCCCCAATTAACCAACGGGCGATGAAACAGAACAGGCCTTGCTCTGCGGTCGATAATCGATATCGCTATGACAATGTACAGTACGCGTACATATACGGATAACAAAGCAAATGGCTGAGATGGAATAGGAATGCCGTTACGATCCATCCTTGGAAAGGTTTGATCGCCAACCTGCACGATGTGACAGGGGTACAAGTACGAGAAGGCCTCTATCAATCAGTCTTGaactcacctcacctcacctcaagtCACCTCACGCCAGCCAAAGAGCGTAGCGCTATGACTTAAACGCGTTTATTGGCCCAGAGACTTATCGTTCACGACGGTTTTTCCTACTCCAAAGAGAGTATAATCGATTCTCACGACACTACCCAAGGCGTCTTCGGAACGTCTGACCCGAGATGCACTTATCAAGACGTGCATTCATTTGCATGCACGTAAGTagtataacttaacttaaaacCTCCTGCTCCTGGCTTGCCGTCCCTATCGAATCTGACAAGTGACAGAcggtgaatgaatgaatcaGCCAATCCTTCAACCGGCACATACATACTACATAGTAATAGACTGACCTGAGCTGTAGCAGAGACACGCCCCCACTGAGTCGTCATCAGCTCTACAGTATGTACATACTCTCTGTTACCTGCTTAGCTGTGCGTGCATCCATCCGCAGGCCATAGCTTACATACTGTTCCCTCGATATCAAACCCCATTGGAAGTCTTTATAAGCAAGGGACGCATTTTCGCTACACGGAACGTTCCTAGACCCCGATGCCGAGAACGGCACAGCCGCGAGGGATCCCACATCACGTTGGCTCTCTCTTTAGTCAAGTCtaggccaagccaagccaagcaacaAATCTCTTGAGACGCAAGGGCAGAGGAATAATTGATAACCTCACGGTAATAGAACGAATGAAATTAAGCTTTCACCCAACGGCTTGGTAATGGGTAAACTCTTTCCGATCCAGGCAAAGTACCAAGCAAAGTCCCACAGATGTCCATCGCCTCGGGATTTAGCAGTGGATATACCtctgaagatcttgatgccCAACCCTcgactctcttctccaaagtGAAAATATCTCAAGAGCAGCATTCTGGACCCTTCTTTTCCTGAAGAGGCATGTGCGACAGAAATGTCGGGATCTCCATCCTGTCCCTCCCTTTTCGCGCTCAGCACACCCCTGTCCTGTCTTGTTTTGAGCATAGGCCCCCTCCCTCCCCAAAGAGAGCACGTCGTTTGTCTCACAGGGAGAAGAATCTGGGTGTCTTGTCTCTTGATGGCAAAGACCGCGATCAGGACCATGCGGTTTTGCATTCTGCGTCATCTCGCCAATTTTTTCCAGCAGCACGGTTCCGCAGACTTGGTGCGAGACAAGGATTCCATCATGACATGGGGGACAATCAATCTACGATAGGCCAACTTTGTGTCCGTCTGTGTTGCTTTTTATCCTCCCTCGGCCGAAATGTATACTTTTAGGCCTCTGGTGAGAAATCTGCCGAGGGGCATGGGGGGAGTAACTGTTCAAGATGCCCTGAAACAGTCTCTGGTACATAGACACTCTGTTCACTTCTCTGTTGCCTATGT belongs to Fusarium musae strain F31 chromosome 9, whole genome shotgun sequence and includes:
- a CDS encoding hypothetical protein (EggNog:ENOG41), which encodes MALTAAQVAIVKSTAPILKEHGKTITTTFYRNMLGAHPELKNYFSLRNQQTGAQQAALANSVLAYATYIDDLGKLSHAVERIAHKHVSLFIKPEHYPIVGTHLIGAIGEVLGSALTTEIKDAWVAAYGQLADIFIQREGQMYEAAGEWNSWRKFKIVKKEAENDSVTSFYLEPTDGKSLPKFLPGQYVSVQIPIPELDGLLQSRQFSLSEAPGTGHYRISVKLQGPTEEPAIEDLAAGKIAGLLSTRLHNRYNVGDELELSPPAGEFSLDPADTSAAKKPLVLLSAGVGATPLVSILDSVLQSPTASRPITWIHGARYSGSTCFVPHVLDSAKKHENITATIFLEDVKEGDQYDFKGEIDLAKLQKEQLLQLDNADAEYYICGPEDWMVNVRAFLEENGVPRERQHLELFKTGDI
- a CDS encoding hypothetical protein (EggNog:ENOG41) gives rise to the protein MAETVHRKACDRCHAQKLSCKRYNDEACERCVRLKTECKSSPSLRYRKNQQQLAESQQQQQQFVENGTTSSLTATSSGRRSPKRRRTDSQEDPSLVSPDADSSLSLTSKSHILPVSVPIPVSPDPVVDSTDFAFTFDQQLAFFTNPQYLSHPEFPGTRPVFWEPAPLYQHQQQHQQQQPPEHHSYHQPPGEVAPERDALHQQHVVPLSCAPEHSSTSDKRASRTQSKQQQRSNRPRPRQITLRHDADLSPLQQHEVPPIHWMAQLSDINARLLDLASALPTPQDGPLMGRPVDERFRSQGFPIEDMFKLTRCVADILEKPSSNNDGSKMHHSTIDGSDPGNAMFILSTYVRLLDMYQRVFSLVHTELATQTDTASGNYPP